One Coriobacteriia bacterium genomic window, CCAATTACCTTGCCGTGATCAAGGTGGTCGGGGTAGGAGGCGGCGGAACGAACGCCGTGAACCGCATGGTCGAGGCGGGTGTGAAGGGTGTCGAGTTCATCGCCGTCAACACGGACGCTCAGGCGCTGCTCATGTCCGATGCGGACTACAAGGTCCACATCGGGATCAACCTGACCAAGGGACTCGGTGCGGGAGCTGATCCCGACGTGGGATACCAGGCTGCGGAAGAGAGCCGAGCAGAGATCAAGGAAGCTCTCCAGGGCGCCGACATGGTCTTCATCACAGCTGGCGAAGGTGGTGGGACCGGTACTGGTGGCGCTCCCATCATCGCCGAGGTGGCCAAGCAGGACATCGGCGCGCTCACGGTCGGCGTCGTGACGCGTCCGTTCGCGTTCGAGGGTCGCAAACGGGCGATCGTCGCGGACGAGGGGATCAAGCGTCTACGTGACATGGTCGACACGCTGATCATCATCCCGAACGACCGCCTGCTGCAGGTCGCGGAGAAGAAGACATCGATCCTCGACGCGTTCCGGATAGCCGACGACGTGCTGCGTCAGGGCGTGCAGGGCATCACTGACCTCATCACCGTGCCCGGACTGATCAACCTCGACTTCGCCGACGTCCGCACGATCATGGCCGACGCAGGCACGGCGCTGATGGGCATCGGGATCGCCACAGGCGACAACCGGGCCAACGAGGCGGCGAAGGCGGCCATCTCGAGCCCTCTGCTGGAGAGCAGCATCGAAGGGGCGCAGGGCGTCCTTCTCTCCATCGCGGGCGGCTCGGACCTCGGTCTCTTCGAGGTCAACGAAGCGGCGGAGGTCGTGGCCGCCGCCGCGCACCCGGAGGCGAACATCATATTCGGCGCCGTCATCGACGACTCGATGGCGGAGTCGATCAGGGTGACGGTCATCGCGACCGGCTTCGCCGGGAAGCGCAAGCAGGAGGCTATCCAGTTCGAGGAGTCGAGCACGTCCGTGCCGACCTTCGAGCCGCTGCCCGAGGACGAACTCGACATCCCCGCGTTCCTGAAGCGGCGTTCCGTGTAGTCAATGCCGCCCGCGTCAAGCTGCGGGCGACCGGCTGTGGGCCGGGGGGCGGCGACGGATGAGACCTCGACCGCCTCCCGGCCTCATTCTGTCCGGACCCCGGGATCGAACAGGCCCGTCCCTTGCGGGGCGGGCCTGCGTCGTGCAGTCGAGGGAAGCGGCTACTCCACCGGAGGAGCAGGTGGCGAAGGTGGAGCGGGCGGTGCGGGAGGCGCTTCAGGCGCCGGAGGAGCAGGCGGTGCCGGAGGAGCGTACGCCGCTGGAGCCGGAGGAGCGTACGCAGCGGGAGCGGCATAGCCCGGTGGCGCCGGCGGAGGCGTCGTTCCGCGCTTCACCTTGCGGTAGACCATGAAGTAGTAGAAGACCGTCGCGATGTTCAGGAAGACCATCAGGAGCACCCAGATGATCTTGCTGTTCCCGCTCGAACCGGGGTATTCCCACTCTTGGCGGCTCAGGGCGTCGACGAGCATCCATATCCAGAGCACGAAGTACGCGAGCCCAAGCAGGCTGAGGAGCCCCATGCACACGAGCGTGAACATCGCCGCACCCGCACCGGCGGCGTCCGTGGACGTGTCGGCGAGGGCAGGTGACGCTGCGAGGAGCGTGGCGGCGCACACGGCACCGGCTACGGCTCCCGAGAAGGACCGCTTCATCGAGTCACCCCCTTATGCTCGCGGTCAGGACGTCCACCGTAAGCTGCGACGGACGTCCCCTCGGTGCCAGTGTGAACGAGAGAGCTTATAGTTGCCAGCAGTGGCGGGTTGTGAGGGGGATCTGATGGCCGGTCGATCGGGCCCGAGGCTCGTTCGAATGGAGCATGAAGGGGTCGCGTGGCACGAGGACCCCGCGATGCGCGCCCGCGGCGTCGTCATCGCCTTCTCCGAGCGGACCGGGGGTGTCAGCGTCGCGCCGTACGCCTCGCTCGACCTCGCGGCGCACGTGGGCGATGTCGCCGAGCGGGTGGACGAGAACCGCTCCCGCCTGCTCGACGCGCTCGGGATCGGCGCGATGTCCGCGCATCTCACCACTGCCGAACAGGTGCACGGCGCTCGCGTCGCCGAGATCGAACCGCGGGCGGCGGGCGCGGGTGCTTCCGCCACCCGAGGATCGCCCCCGATAGCCGGGGCCGACGCGCTCACCACGACCGAGGTGGGCATTCCACTCATGCTCCTCTTCGCCGACTGCGTGCCTCTCGTCCTCGTCGTCCCGGGGCCGCGTCCGGCTGTCGCCGTGGTCCACGCCGGATGGCGCGGCGCCCTCGCCGGCATCGCCGGGAACGCGGTTCGCGTCCTCGCGGGGAGCTCGGATCGCCCGGTCCAGGACATCATCGCGTACGTTGGCGCGCACATCGGATCGTGCTGCTACGAGGTCGGTGAGGACGTGCTATCGCGTTTCACGAATCGGTCTGCTAACATGGCCGCGGCCGTGGCCGGGGATCGTCTCGACCTGGGCGCGGCGGTGTCCGAGGATCTCGCGAAGGCCGGAGTGTCGATGGACCGACAGTGCCACCTCGGGGTGTGCACGGCACAGACGACCGACCGCTATTTCTCGTATCGCGCCGAAGGCGTCACCGGACGCCACGGCGCGCTCGCGGTCATCCTCGGAGACGCCTGATGTCCCTTAGGCGCCTCGGTACCGCGCTCCTCTTGACGGTCGCAGTCCCGCTCCTGTTAGCAGCCGGGGGCTGCCGTTCGGGCAGGGATTCCTCCCACATCCTGACGGTCACGGGCTCCACGACCATCCTACCGATCGCGGAGATAGCGGGGGAGATGTTCGCCGAGGAGCACCCCGGGGACCGCGTCCTAGTCTCCGGCGTGGGATCCTCGGCGGGGATCGAGAGCGTCGCGGGTGGTTCGAGCGACATCGGCACCTCTTCGCGAGACCTCAAGCCGGAGGAAGCGAGCCTGGGTCTCGTCGACACCCCGATCGCGTACGACGCCATCGCGGTGATCGTCAACGAGTCCAACCCGGTCGATGCCCTCACGATGGAGCAGGTCCGAAGCATCTTCGAGGGTAGAGTGCGCAACTGGCGCGAGGTCGGCGGACCCGATATGCCGATCGGTCTCGTCAATCGCGATGAGGCATCGGGTACGCGCGAGGCCTTCTTCAAGATCGCGCTCAAGGAGCAGCCGTTCGATCCTGCCGCGGCTGTGCTGCCGGGTACCGGACAGGTCCGCGCGGTGGTGGCCGGCTCCAAGGGCGCCGTCGGATACATCAGCTACGGCTTCGTGGACGAGACGGTGAAGGCCGTCTCCATCGACGGTGTCGTGCCCTCGCCGGAGACGGTCGCGGACAAGAGGTACCCGATATCGCGAATGCTCCACATGCTGACTAAGGGCGAGCCGATAGGCATCGCGAAGGAATTCATCGATTTCCTGCTCGCACAACCCGTGCAGGACGGCGTCATCCCGAAGGCCGGATTCATCCCGATCCGGGGTGCGTCCTCGTGAGCGCCGACGGCGGGGAGCTGCGCCGCGTCTCGGCGGCGACGCACGCCCGTGAGCGCACGCTGCGCTACATCTTCTTCTCGTGCGCCTTCGTCGCCGTCGCGGGCGTCTTCCTCATCTTCGCCTTCGTCGGCTACCGGGGCTGGCCGATCTTCGCGAAGGTGGGTCTCGGCGCGTTCCTCACCGGGCGTGTCTGGCATCCTACGCAGGGAAGCTTCGGGATACTCCCGCTGCTGTTCGGATCCTTCGCCGGCACCCTCGGCGCGCTCGCTCTCGGCACGCCGCTCGCGCTGGGCGCGGCGGTCTTCCTCTCGGAGGTCGCCGGTCCGGGCGTGCGCCGGTGGGTCCGGCCCGCCGTCGAGCTTCTCGCCGGGATCCCGTCGGTCGTCTACGGCTTCTTCGGGATCATCATCCTGAGACCCGTGATCGCCAGGATGACCGGCGGTCTCGGCTTCGGGCTGCTGCCCGTATGGATCATCCTCGGGATCATGATCGTCCCCACCATCGCCACCATCTCGGAGGATGCGCTGCGCTGCCTGCCTCCCGGCATCCGAGAGGCGAGCTACGCGATGGGCGCGACGAAGTGGCAGACCATCTACAAGGTCTTGTTGCCCGCGGCGAGGATCGGCATCATCGACGCGGTCATCCTCGGGATGGGACGCGCGATAGGCGAGACGATGGCGGTACTGATGGTCGCCGGCAACGCGCCGGTCATCCCCGACGGCATCGCGCGGCCGTTCTCCACCTTGACGTCGACGATCGTGCTCGACATGCCTTATGCCTCGGGCGACCACCGCACGGCGCTGTTCGGGATGGCGATCATCCTGTTCGCGTTGTCGATGGGCTTCGTCGCGGCGGTGCGGATCGTCTCGCGGATCGGGGGTGAGGCGTGAACAGGCGCCTGACCAACGCGATCGCGATCGGCGTGCTCTGGCTCGCCGCGCTCTCGACCGTGCTCATCCTCGGGACGATCCTCGGTTACATCGTGATCAACGGCATCGGCTCTCTGACGCCCCGATTCGTGTTCACAGCACCGCGCGGTGTGAACGCGGAGGGCGGCATCGGCCCGACCATCGTCGCGACACTGTACGTCTCCAGCCTCGCGATGCTCATCGTCGCGCCGGTGGCGATACTGGCGGCCGTCTACCTGGCGGAGTACGCGGCGCAGGGGCGTCTCGTGCGCGTCATCCGGTTCGCGGCGGACTCGCTCGCGTCCGTACCCTCGATAGTCATGGGCCTCTTCGGCCTCGCGCTCTTCGTCGAGGGTCTCGGTCTCGGGTTCTCGGTGCTCTCCGGAGCCCTGGCGCTGTCGATCCTCATGCTCCCGATCGTCATGCGCACCACCGAGGAGGCGATCCGCTCGGTCCCGAAGTACATCCGCTGGGGCTCGTACGGGCTGGGCGCGACGAAGTGGCAGACGGTGAGCCGCGTCGTCCTGCCCTCGGCGCTTCCGCGCATCATCACGGGCATCATCCTGGCGACCGGACGCGCCGCGGGCGAGACGGCCGTGGTCATCTTCACCATGGGCACCGCTCTGAACCTGCCGCTGTCGCCGCTGTCGCCCGGCCGCTC contains:
- the ftsZ gene encoding cell division protein FtsZ — encoded protein: MVETGANYLAVIKVVGVGGGGTNAVNRMVEAGVKGVEFIAVNTDAQALLMSDADYKVHIGINLTKGLGAGADPDVGYQAAEESRAEIKEALQGADMVFITAGEGGGTGTGGAPIIAEVAKQDIGALTVGVVTRPFAFEGRKRAIVADEGIKRLRDMVDTLIIIPNDRLLQVAEKKTSILDAFRIADDVLRQGVQGITDLITVPGLINLDFADVRTIMADAGTALMGIGIATGDNRANEAAKAAISSPLLESSIEGAQGVLLSIAGGSDLGLFEVNEAAEVVAAAAHPEANIIFGAVIDDSMAESIRVTVIATGFAGKRKQEAIQFEESSTSVPTFEPLPEDELDIPAFLKRRSV
- a CDS encoding PLDc N-terminal domain-containing protein produces the protein MKRSFSGAVAGAVCAATLLAASPALADTSTDAAGAGAAMFTLVCMGLLSLLGLAYFVLWIWMLVDALSRQEWEYPGSSGNSKIIWVLLMVFLNIATVFYYFMVYRKVKRGTTPPPAPPGYAAPAAYAPPAPAAYAPPAPPAPPAPEAPPAPPAPPSPPAPPVE
- a CDS encoding polyphenol oxidase family protein; protein product: MAGRSGPRLVRMEHEGVAWHEDPAMRARGVVIAFSERTGGVSVAPYASLDLAAHVGDVAERVDENRSRLLDALGIGAMSAHLTTAEQVHGARVAEIEPRAAGAGASATRGSPPIAGADALTTTEVGIPLMLLFADCVPLVLVVPGPRPAVAVVHAGWRGALAGIAGNAVRVLAGSSDRPVQDIIAYVGAHIGSCCYEVGEDVLSRFTNRSANMAAAVAGDRLDLGAAVSEDLAKAGVSMDRQCHLGVCTAQTTDRYFSYRAEGVTGRHGALAVILGDA
- a CDS encoding phosphate ABC transporter substrate-binding protein, which produces MSLRRLGTALLLTVAVPLLLAAGGCRSGRDSSHILTVTGSTTILPIAEIAGEMFAEEHPGDRVLVSGVGSSAGIESVAGGSSDIGTSSRDLKPEEASLGLVDTPIAYDAIAVIVNESNPVDALTMEQVRSIFEGRVRNWREVGGPDMPIGLVNRDEASGTREAFFKIALKEQPFDPAAAVLPGTGQVRAVVAGSKGAVGYISYGFVDETVKAVSIDGVVPSPETVADKRYPISRMLHMLTKGEPIGIAKEFIDFLLAQPVQDGVIPKAGFIPIRGASS
- the pstC gene encoding phosphate ABC transporter permease subunit PstC, which gives rise to MSADGGELRRVSAATHARERTLRYIFFSCAFVAVAGVFLIFAFVGYRGWPIFAKVGLGAFLTGRVWHPTQGSFGILPLLFGSFAGTLGALALGTPLALGAAVFLSEVAGPGVRRWVRPAVELLAGIPSVVYGFFGIIILRPVIARMTGGLGFGLLPVWIILGIMIVPTIATISEDALRCLPPGIREASYAMGATKWQTIYKVLLPAARIGIIDAVILGMGRAIGETMAVLMVAGNAPVIPDGIARPFSTLTSTIVLDMPYASGDHRTALFGMAIILFALSMGFVAAVRIVSRIGGEA
- the pstA gene encoding phosphate ABC transporter permease PstA, which translates into the protein MNRRLTNAIAIGVLWLAALSTVLILGTILGYIVINGIGSLTPRFVFTAPRGVNAEGGIGPTIVATLYVSSLAMLIVAPVAILAAVYLAEYAAQGRLVRVIRFAADSLASVPSIVMGLFGLALFVEGLGLGFSVLSGALALSILMLPIVMRTTEEAIRSVPKYIRWGSYGLGATKWQTVSRVVLPSALPRIITGIILATGRAAGETAVVIFTMGTALNLPLSPLSPGRSMPVHLMILSMEGINLPSAYGTALLLVLMILAFNLAARLVVRKNRRMQG